AATTTAAATTCGAAAAAGAAACACATGATTTTGGTAAAATTCCTGCCGGCACGCCCGTTTCGTATAATTTCAAATTTTCTAACACCGGTAGCGAGCCAATTATCATTTCCAACGTGGTGCCTACCTGTGGATGTTCTGTAGCAGAATTTACAAAAACGCCAATCAAACCAGGAGAAAGTGGTACGATTAAAGTGACTTACAATGCTGCAGCAAAAGCGCCATTCACAAAGAGCTTCACGGTGCAGTCGAATACCAAGACTCCTGTAAAAACGCTATACATTAAGGGTATTGTAGAATAACAATTCCCATAGATAAAACGAAAAAAGCCACATTATCATGTGGCTTTTTTCGTTTTATTTTGGTTAGCTTTGCACTACTAATTTTAAAAAAACTATAATGCCAGTAATATCAGAAAAAGGGCTGAATATGCCTGCGTCGCCTATTAGAAAGTTGACGCCATATGCTGATCAAGCAAAAAAAGAAGGTAAAAAGATATATCACCTCAATATCGGACAACCTGATATCCAAACACCTGAAGTGATGCTTAATGCTTTGAAAAATATACAGTTCAAAGTGTGGGCCTACACACCTTCTGAAGGTACAGCCTCTTACCGAAACAAGTTAGCAGAATATTATAATAAGCTAAATTATAATATCGAGCCGACAGATATATTAGTAACAAATGGTGGTTCGGAAGCGATTATGATCGCTATGCAAGCCTGTTTAAATGAAGGCGAAGAGATCATCATTCCAGAGCCATTTTATGCGAATTACAATGGTTTTGCTTGTTCCTCCGATGTGGTAATCAAACCAATCATGTCCTATATTGAAAGTGGATTTGCATTACCTTCCATCGCCGAATTTGAAAAAGTAATTACCGCTACAACCAAAGCAATCTGCATCTGTAATCCAAATAACCCTACAGGTTACCTTTATTCCAGAGAAGAACTCGAAGCTCTTCGTGAACTTTGTCTAAAATATGATCTTTACCTTTTTTCAGATGAGGCTTATCGTGAATTTTGTTACGATGGCAGAGAGTTTATCTCACCAATGCATTTAGAAGGTCTCGAAAATAATGTCGTTATTTTTGATACAGTATCAAAACGTTACTCCGCTTGTGGTGCGCGTATTGGATGTATCATTACCAAAAACAAAGAACTATATCAGACAGCACTGAAATTTGCACAAGCGCGCTTAAGCCCATCCTTAGAAGGACAAATAGCGGGTGAAGCTGCTGTTGATACACCAGACAGTTACTTCGAGGCGGTATCCAAAGAATATACAGCAAGAAGAGATACCCTCGTAAAAGGGCTCAATGCCATTGAAGGAGTTTACTCTCCTAACCCGGGTGGAGCATTTTACGTCGTAGCCAAATTACCAATTGATAATGCAGATAAATTCTGTCAATGGATGTTGGAAGAGTTCTCTTACAATAACGAAACAGTTATGATGGCTCCAGCTACGGGCTTTTATAGTACAGAGGGTGCTGGAGTAAATGAAGTCCGCCTGGCCTATGTACTGAATCAGGATGATCTTAAAAGCGCTTTAGTTTGCTTAGAGAAAGCACTCCAAGTGTATCCGGGACGCACAAATTAACAATAAGATAACAGCACTTAAGAAAGGCGGAACATGCATGTTCCGCCTTTTTCTTTTTTCATGGTTCCTTCCCATAAACCCCTGTTCTATTTCTTTTTAAAAAAAAACAAAACAAAGTTTTGAAGCATCTTGTTCTTCTAATAGTAACAAAAGCGATTTCATATGGATAAATTGAAGAAATTCCAATTGATGGAAAAAATAGCGAGAGAATTAGAAGATGTCAGAAATAGCCAGCAAGCTGTTTTGGAAAAAATAGGCAAAATCGAAGTTGATAACATTGAACTCGGCGATAAAAATATCGAAAAAACAATTCCCGATATCTATCAACGTACAGCAGATAATTCAGATGCTATTAAAGCTCTTCTGGAATCTTTTCAAGATGAGACAGCAGAGTTTGGAGAAAAGAACAATGTTGGAAAATTATTGGAACAACAACAAATTAACAGTATAAAATAATGATATTCCAAACACAAAGAAGGTCGATTAAATAATCGGCCTTCTTTG
The DNA window shown above is from Sphingobacterium thalpophilum and carries:
- a CDS encoding pyridoxal phosphate-dependent aminotransferase, translating into MPVISEKGLNMPASPIRKLTPYADQAKKEGKKIYHLNIGQPDIQTPEVMLNALKNIQFKVWAYTPSEGTASYRNKLAEYYNKLNYNIEPTDILVTNGGSEAIMIAMQACLNEGEEIIIPEPFYANYNGFACSSDVVIKPIMSYIESGFALPSIAEFEKVITATTKAICICNPNNPTGYLYSREELEALRELCLKYDLYLFSDEAYREFCYDGREFISPMHLEGLENNVVIFDTVSKRYSACGARIGCIITKNKELYQTALKFAQARLSPSLEGQIAGEAAVDTPDSYFEAVSKEYTARRDTLVKGLNAIEGVYSPNPGGAFYVVAKLPIDNADKFCQWMLEEFSYNNETVMMAPATGFYSTEGAGVNEVRLAYVLNQDDLKSALVCLEKALQVYPGRTN
- a CDS encoding DUF1573 domain-containing protein: MKKYITILAVIISFIGFSSMQTGQGEFKFEKETHDFGKIPAGTPVSYNFKFSNTGSEPIIISNVVPTCGCSVAEFTKTPIKPGESGTIKVTYNAAAKAPFTKSFTVQSNTKTPVKTLYIKGIVE